A segment of the Gemmatimonadota bacterium genome:
ATGTCGGTGGCGAGCACGGCGTTCTCGCCGTAACGGGCACGTAGGGCGGGGACCAGCTCCGAGCCGATCTGCCCGCCGGCCCCCGTGACCAGAATCCGCTTCATCTCATCCTCGCAGGTGGACTCCCGCCCCGGGCGGGGCGGCCCGCAAGGTAGGGAGGGCGCCGGGGGCCCGCATCCCCTTGATCGGTGGGCCCTTCAGCTCCTCCTCAGATCGCCACCTCCGGCTCTGCGTAGGTCTGGTTCTGGCCCTGCCAGCGCCGCCACAACGTGACCACCCAGGCGCCAGAGCCCAGCGCACCCGCGAGCGGGGCCACGAACTGGCCGAAGATCGGGATCAGAGCCGCCACCAGCAGGACGGCGATGCCGAGCGCTGCCCCCGCGAACGGCCGGGTCCCCGTACGCCGATCCACCGCGTGCAGGATGGCTTCTCCCAGGGCGGTGCCGGCCAGCAGGTAGCCCACGAAGCCCAGCGCCGGCAACACCACCAGGAAGACCCCGAGCCCCGCCGGGAGGCCCACGACCGTGGGCATCACCGCGACGCCCAGGATCGGGAGGACCAGCCACACCAAGGCGGTCGCCACCAGCGTGGCCTTCAGGTTTCCGACCAATGTGGTACCCACGGAGCGCACGCCTTCGGGCGCCAGCCCGGCCAGAAGCAGGCCGGCGACCAACGCCAGGGCAGCCATACCCAAGACAACGAAGAGACCGAAGAACCAGGCGCCGGTCATGGCCTGGCGCTCCACTCCGCTGCGGACCCGCCCCAGCACCTCGGTGCCCTCTTCCTGCGTCAGGGTCGAGCGCACGAGCTCGACATCCTCACGCACGGTGGCACCGTCCTCGAGCCGCACGTCCGACGCGCCCGCGAAGACGTGGCCGATGTCGGCACCGCGCAGCAGCGCGTGTCCGCGGACCACGACCACCAACTCGGCGCTCCCCTCGACGGTAGCCGTTCCGTCCACCACGACGAGCGCGCCCACGCGTGTGCCTTCCGCGACCGTGGCGTCCCCTCCGATGCGGATGAGCACCCCGCCGCTGTCGGGAGCTTGCGCGTGCAGGGCGGCCAGTGGCACCAGGAGAAGGGTCAGCGCGGCCAGCACAGACTTCACCCCTCGCGTTCCACCTCGATCGAGCAGTCGGCGACCAGCGCTGCGATGGCCCCGATGGCTGCCCAGACCGGTGCCACCAGCGCACCCACCACACCAACGGTGAGCGGCACCTCGATCAGAACCTTGTCCTGTTCGTTGCGGATGATGAGGCGACGCACATTTCCCTGGTGCAGCAACTCCTTCACCTTGGCCACGACGCGGTCACCGCTGACCCGGTGCTTCTCCCTCGTTTCCTCCTCCATCTCCACGGTCGGAATCTCTACGGTTTCCATAACGCCTCCTTGGCACCGGAGCAGGACGCGCCGATGCTTTCCTTTGCGCAATCGGGACACACGGATTGTAGGAACGTCAGGAAGAGCCGTCCGTCGGGGGGGGTGCGGCGCTCCGTGCCAGGAGAACCCCCCACCGCGTCAAGCGCGTCGCCCGGGGAACCTCCCCGGCCCCTTCCACAGGGGCGCGTAGCCCCCGCTCTGGGGCGTTTTCCCGACAGACTGCACCACCGATTTGCGTGATGGTCAAGCAGCCCAACAGGAGGAGCGACATGTCCCGCACGGCCGTAGGCATCTATCACGACCCGGCGGCGGCCTCGGAGGCGATCCACGCCCTGGTCGACGCGGGGGTGCCCGTCGATGAGATCAGCGTCGTGATGCAGGAAGCAGCCGGGACCCACGACGTCCCGGTGGAGGATCACACCAAGGGGACACGCGGGGCGGTTCTGGGCGGAGCCATCGGTGCAGCCCTCGGAGCCGTGGGGGGTGTATTGGTGTCGACCGGCGTCATCGCGGCGCCCGGTCTGGCGCTGTTGGCCGCTGGTCCGCTAACGGCCGCGTTCAAAGGCGCGTGGGTCGGCGGCGCGTTCGGAGAGGTTTCCGGCCTCCTCGAAGGTCTCGGTCGGCTGGAAAGCGACGTGGACCTGAGCCAGGAAGACCTGGTGAACGGCGCGGCCTTGATCGCCATCCACAGCGACGACCTGCACGACGTGGCCATGAACGTGCTTACGCGCACCGGGGCGGAACGTCTGGACGAGAACGACACGGTGTAGGCGCCGCCGTCCTCGCCGCCCGCGTTCAGAGGCCGAGACGGCTCAAGAGCCACAGCGCCCCGAGCCCGATCACGAACGCGGCCAGCGTTTCCAGGGAACGAGGTGTCTCCCCGGCTTCCTTGATCTCCGGGACGAGATCTGCCGCCCCGATGTAGAGAAAGTTCCCCGCCGCGAAGGGGACCAGCGCGGAGACGTCCGTGTGTCGGGCGGCGAAGTAGGCCACCAAGCCGCCGACCAGGAAGGTCAGGCCCGAGGCGAGATTCCACAGCAGCGCCGAGCGCCGGGGCCACCCTCCGTGGATCAGGACGCCGAAGTCACCCAGCTCCTGAGGCACCTCATGCGCGGCCGCCGCCAGCCACGTCATCACTCCCAGGCGAACGTCGAGGATGAAGGTTCCCGCCACGGCCAAGCCGCCGATGAAGTTGTGGAGCGCGTCGCCCAGCAGGATCAGGTAGGTGAGCGGCCGTCGTCGGGACGGACGGCGGCAGTGGTGGAAGTGGAGCGCCTGCTCCAGCACCAGGAACGAGACGAATCCCAGGGCGAGCCAGGTCATGGCCCCCGCCAGGTCGCCTGTCGCAACCAGCGCGGCCGGAACGAGATGGAAGAGCGCACCTCCGATCAGCGATCCGGCCGCCAGCGCCACCAGCGGCAGGATCAGCCGATCGAGGGTACGTTCCTCCAAGCGCGCGGTGAGTCCACCGACGAGCGCGATCGCGCTCATCAGCAGACCTCCGCCCACAATCCAGAGGAGGACCACGTCCCCCGCTCCGCGACTCAGTGCGTCCCCGAGGCCGGTTTCACCGTGAGATCCGGTGGTGGCGTCTCCGCGGTCGAAGGCGGCAGCACCGGGTAGCGGATCTCCGGCTGGATGCCCGTCAGCGTCCTCAGGAAGGCGGTGATTCGGAAGATCTCAGGTTCAGCCAGCTCCGCACCGAGTTGAGCACTGCTCATGACGCGAACCGCGTCCTCCAGGTGGGAGACACTCCCCGAGTGGAAGTACGGGGGCGTCAGCTCCACGTTCCGCAGGGACGGCGCGCGGAAGACGTAGTTGTCCGCCTCCGTGTTGGTGACCTGTGCACGCCCTCGATCGGCGGGCGGGCGGATCTCGTCTCCGGGGCTCCGCATCACCCCGAACGGGAAGTAGGCCTGGCCGCCCACGTTCACACCGTTGTGGCAGGAGACACACCCCTTGGACAGGAAGAGTTGGAGCCCTTCCTTCTCCTCGGCACTCAACGCCTCGGCGTCACCGCCCAGATAGCGATCGAACGGCGAATCCGGGGTGCGGAGCGTCGCCTCGAAGGACTCGATGGCCCGCGCCATGTTGTCGAAGGTCACCGGGTCGGAATCGGCGGGAAACGCCTGCGCGAAGCGCTCCCCGTACTCGGGAATGCTCCGCAGCGTCCGCACGACGCGGTCCGGATCGCTGCTCATCTCGACGGCGGCCTGCACCGGACCCTTCGCCTGTTCTTCGAGGTCTCGCGCGCGACCATCCCAGAACTGGGCCACGTTGTAGACAGCATTGAACACGGTGGGCGCGTTACGGGGGCCCTTCTGCCATCCGTGCCCGACCGAGGTCGGGAGCAGGTCGACACCGGCCAGGCCCACGTTGTGGCAGGTGTTGCAGCTGATCAACCAGCTGGCCGAGAGGCGGGGTTCGAAGTACAGCATCTTGCCCAGCTCGACCTTGGCGGGCGTGGCCGGGTTGTCCGCGAGCACGGGATCCGCCTCGCCGATGCGCGCAAACATGCCGGCAGGAACCCCGGGGGGAGCAGCGATCTCCGCAGCCGGGGCCGCCGCTTCCGCCGATTCCTCTTCGAGGGGCGCCGCGCGAGGCTCACACGCTGACAGAGCGAGGACGAGGGGGGCAAGACCGAGTCCGATCATTCGGCGACACATGGGACCCTCCAGAATGCACGAACCGCGGGGGGATTCCCCGCGGGAGGCACGTTCGACTCGAGCTTCTGGACGATAATCCCTGCGCACCCGGATCTCTGTCGGGCGCCGGACCACGCCGCCTGTGGGGAGTCCTTGGCGGGCGGCGCCCGGAAGCTCCGGGTGGGGCGGACTACTCCGGCGGAAGCACGCGGAAGCGCGCCCTGAGGTCGACGCCCTCGGCGCGCCTGGCCGCGCGCTCGCGCAGATAGATCGCCGTCCCTACCGCCATCACGGCCAGCCACAGCGGCGTGGAGTGGAAGTACCAGACATCCAGGTCGGCGTTGAGGTCCTTCCAGACGTGCACGAGCAGGAACGTCCCCAACAACAGAATGCCGAGCACTGCGAGCGGCACCTGCACGCTCCGTGCGGAGAACACGGTGACCTGGCTCGCCAGCTCCGGGTTGCGTTTGGGCAGCGTGAGCACCGAGACGCACATGAGCAGGAAGTTCACCAGCATCGACGTGACCAGAATGTCCACACCGAGGAAGAAGTCGCCCGCGAGGTGACTGCCCACCACCCCGCCCGTCGCCATGATCCCACTGGCCACGAGCGCGACGTGCGGTGTATGCCAGCGGGCATGGACGGCAGAGACGGACTTGGGGAATACCCCGTCTTCCGCCCACGCGAACATGAGTCGCGACACGGCGAGCAACATCGCCGGCAGGTCGTTGATCAGGGCCACCGCTGCACCCGCGACGATCAACACGGTCCACCCGGCAGGGAGGAGATAGCCCAACAGGCCGGGAGCCGTGAGGTCGCGCACCTGGGCCTCGGTCACCACGAACGTCCAGG
Coding sequences within it:
- a CDS encoding DUF4342 domain-containing protein, which encodes METVEIPTVEMEEETREKHRVSGDRVVAKVKELLHQGNVRRLIIRNEQDKVLIEVPLTVGVVGALVAPVWAAIGAIAALVADCSIEVEREG
- a CDS encoding general stress protein, translating into MSRTAVGIYHDPAAASEAIHALVDAGVPVDEISVVMQEAAGTHDVPVEDHTKGTRGAVLGGAIGAALGAVGGVLVSTGVIAAPGLALLAAGPLTAAFKGAWVGGAFGEVSGLLEGLGRLESDVDLSQEDLVNGAALIAIHSDDLHDVAMNVLTRTGAERLDENDTV
- a CDS encoding ZIP family metal transporter, translating into MSAIALVGGLTARLEERTLDRLILPLVALAAGSLIGGALFHLVPAALVATGDLAGAMTWLALGFVSFLVLEQALHFHHCRRPSRRRPLTYLILLGDALHNFIGGLAVAGTFILDVRLGVMTWLAAAAHEVPQELGDFGVLIHGGWPRRSALLWNLASGLTFLVGGLVAYFAARHTDVSALVPFAAGNFLYIGAADLVPEIKEAGETPRSLETLAAFVIGLGALWLLSRLGL
- a CDS encoding cytochrome-c peroxidase, whose protein sequence is MCRRMIGLGLAPLVLALSACEPRAAPLEEESAEAAAPAAEIAAPPGVPAGMFARIGEADPVLADNPATPAKVELGKMLYFEPRLSASWLISCNTCHNVGLAGVDLLPTSVGHGWQKGPRNAPTVFNAVYNVAQFWDGRARDLEEQAKGPVQAAVEMSSDPDRVVRTLRSIPEYGERFAQAFPADSDPVTFDNMARAIESFEATLRTPDSPFDRYLGGDAEALSAEEKEGLQLFLSKGCVSCHNGVNVGGQAYFPFGVMRSPGDEIRPPADRGRAQVTNTEADNYVFRAPSLRNVELTPPYFHSGSVSHLEDAVRVMSSAQLGAELAEPEIFRITAFLRTLTGIQPEIRYPVLPPSTAETPPPDLTVKPASGTH